GCAGGGCGTGATCACCTACAAAATCGCCGCCCACGCCGCCGATCTTGCTAAAGGCCACCCTGGCGCACAACACCGCGACAACGCCCTCAGCAAGGCGCGGTTTGAATTCCGCTGGGAAGACCAGTTCAACCTCTCCCTCGATCCGGAGACCGCCCGCGCATACCATGATGAAACACTGCCGGCGGAAGGCGCTAAAATCGCCCACTTCTGCTCTATGTGCGGCCCTAACTTCTGTTCCATGAAAATCACGCAGGAAGTAAGGGATTTCGCCGCCAGGGAAGGGCTGGACGATGCCACCGCACTAGAAACAGGCATGCAGGAAAAAGCCCGGTCCTTCGCTGAACAGGGAGGCGAAATCTATCAATAAAACCAGCTGCCGATGATTTGGGTCGTCACCTCACCAGAACGTATATACGAAGAAGAAAAGATCGTCGCCGATCTGTTACAGGCAGGCGCCAGCTACATTCTGCTGCGCAAACCCTCCTGGCAAACGGCCGACTATCTGGCCTTCCTGGAGAAAACAGCGCCGGAATGGCATCCGCGTATCATTGTCCGCGATCAGCCTGACATCAGCAGCCGGTTCGCGGCAGGAGGGCTGCATCTCAGCGAGAAAGCCCGCTACAGTACCGATGCCCCCGCGCTCTCACGGTTCCCGCTGTGCAGCACCGGCATACATGATACCACGGCTATTGCCACGATGCCGCCGCACTTTTCCGTACTGCTGCTCAGCCCTGTTTTCGACAGTATCTCCAAAACCGGTCACCATGGCCGCTTTGCGCAGCCTCTTCCAGACAAGCAGGGCAGACAGGTACTCGCACTGGGAGGGGTGGACGCCTCCAACATTCATCAGCTGAAAGCCTGGCATTTCGATGGCGCCGCCGTATTAGGCGCCATCTGGCAACAACCCGGCAAAGCAGTCACCATTTATCAGCGCATACAACAACGATGGAACAGCAAC
The Chitinophaga varians genome window above contains:
- a CDS encoding thiamine phosphate synthase, with translation MIWVVTSPERIYEEEKIVADLLQAGASYILLRKPSWQTADYLAFLEKTAPEWHPRIIVRDQPDISSRFAAGGLHLSEKARYSTDAPALSRFPLCSTGIHDTTAIATMPPHFSVLLLSPVFDSISKTGHHGRFAQPLPDKQGRQVLALGGVDASNIHQLKAWHFDGAAVLGAIWQQPGKAVTIYQRIQQRWNSNDQSS